One Pseudalkalibacillus hwajinpoensis genomic window, TCTGAAAGAATCACAATCTTCCCTTCGCATAACACGGATGTAGCGCGGTCAGGTCTTTCGGTATCAATGAGTTGCGGGAATGGAGAATTTCTATTATCGGATATTAATTGCATAAGAACGGAACTATCGACAACCTGATCAACTTTAAGATCTGCGAGACGCTGTTTAACGGTGTTTACATTCTCTTCGTTTGCAATTCCCTCAAGGTAGAGAACGATTACTTTCGTATTTGTTAGCTTTCCGATCGTTAACTCATATGCTTTTAATTCATGTACAGGTAACCGTTTTCGGATTAAATGTAAATTAGTATCTAGTGCTTCTACAAATGCTTCCTTTGACCCGACAACTGTAAACTCGACTTCAGGTTGTGTGATCGCTCTGGCCTTTTTTACCTGACAAGGTATCATCGCACATTTTGTGGCAGATTCATTCAAGCGAATAATAATAAAACCCATCATTACTTTTTCGCAAATTACCTTAAGATCTTCTGTAATGATGACGCCTGGCACGGGTACCCTTTTCTTCACCTCATCAAGTGACTTCAATGGTTCTCTCACGAGATAGGGTAAAATGTGGTCGTTGAATTCATTCTCATGAATAAGCGTTTTAAAATAATATAAAAAGAAAGAGCTGTTATCCTGTTTATTTTCAAAATGCAAAAAATCATCGGAGTCTTTTAAGCTTTTAATTAGCTCAGGCAAGTTTTTCAGCTTATCGGGAGATCGACTTTTTTTAAACCATCGAAGCACTTTCAGTCACCACACATTCTCATGTTCTCTTTGTAGTTTCTACAAGTCACATCAATTTATCCACCTCCAGGCTTCATCAATGAAATCAAACCAAATAAAAAAAGCGTGTCATTACGACACGCTTTTTCCTTTATTGCCCTTGTGCTAAGGAGTATGCAATCTTACCGTCAAAGCGATATAAGTTCTCGATCTTAATCCAATCTAATTCTTCTGATTCAATTTGTGTTAGTAGTTCACGGATCGCTCCTTGAGTTTCTTTTTTACCTTCAACTGGTTGGAACCTGCAGCGCCAGTGATCAGATAAGAATGTTTCAGAGAATCCATTGGGATATACTTTCACACCACGATTTGTCATCATCACAAATTCATGATTGCTTTCTGCCGCTGCACGCGTTAGCTTCTCTGCAATTTCATCAATTGTTAGGGTGTTGTTAAATAAAAATACATCTGTTCCGTCAAGCTCGCGTTCAGGAACATAATTGGGACGATTCGTTTCTTCTTTCTCTTCCAATACTTCTTTACGATATACGACCGGTTCGAGTACTGAAGGAGATTGACCAAGACGTTCAACTACTGCATGAGAGAATTCTTTCGTTCCAACAGCATTTTTCCCTTTTGCAATATCGCCTGTTAGCACGCCATCCTCAATTGTTTTCAACCATGCATTGTGAATTTTCTCTGCAGCTTCAGGCTGTCCAATATGAACAAGCATCATAATCGCACCGTGCAGAAGACCTGATGGGTTTGCAATACCTTTACCTGCAATATCAGGAGCGCTTCCGTGAATAGCTTCAAACATCGCAATTTGATCACCGATATTGGCAGATCCCGCCAAACCTACACTTCCAGCAATTTGAGCGGCAATATCAGAAGCGATATCACCGTATAAATTCAATGTAACGATTACATCAAATTCTTCAGGCGAATCAGCTAAGCGCGCCATACCAATGTCAACAATATAACTATTAGATTCAATTTCAGGATATTCAGCCGCAATCTCTTTGAAAACCTGATGGAAAAGACCATCACTTAATTTCATGATGTTATCTTTCACGAGACATGTTACTTTCTTACGATTGTTTTTACGAGCATATTCAAATGCATGACGAATGATACGCTCAGATCCCGGTCGTGAAATAAGCTTCAAGCTTTGTACAACGTCCGGTGTTTGCTGATGCTCAATTCCTGAATAGAGATCTTCTTCATTTTCTCGAACAATGACAAGATCCATGTCAGGATGCTTATTTTCTACAACAGGGTTATAAGAAACGCAAGGGCGAACGTTTGCATATAGACCCATAGCGGTACGAATGGTTACATTTAAGCTCTTGTATCCTCCACCCTGTGGTGTTGTAATAGGTGCTTTGAGAAGTACTTTAGTTCGACGCAACGAATCCCATGCTTCCTGAGGGATTCCCGTTGAATTTCCAGAAAGGTATACTTTCTCTCCAACGTCAATAAATTCAGGCTCAATTTCAGCCCCAGCTTGTTCTAAGATGTGCAAGGTTGCTTCCATAATTTCTGGACCAATGCCGTCTCCTGTTGCTACCGTAATTGGGCGCTTTTCTGCCATGATCTTCTCTCCTTCTCTCTGGTCTATCAATACACATTGAAAAACCCGGTAGGCTCAATTAGAGAACACCGGATCTTTCAGATACAGTGAAATATCCATTTCTCAAGATCGTTCAACTCTGGACTTGAATCATGGAATAAACCAACATTTTGTTATCGCTTTCCAAGGTTATTATAGAAATCATGTGCTTTTTTGTCAATTTTACAGAGTTTCTGTCATCGCCGCTTCAAAAAAAACCAGCCTCTAAAGGAAGAGGACTGGTTGATCATTATTGAAGCGCTTTGACGTCGTCCACGATCTCTTCAAATGGAACGTTAGAATAGCCAGAATACTTCTTAACGGCAATCCCTTCTTTATTAACAAGGTAGAAATTAGTACCATGAATGAATTGATCTGAACTTGGGTCAGCATCTACAGCCGTTTTAAAACTACTTTCCGCAAAACCTTTTATTTCGTCTTCATTGTATCCAGTCAAGAAGTGCCAGTTAGATAGATCAGCATCAAATTTTTCAGAGAATGTCACAAGCTGTTCAGGAGTATCCCGTTCAGGATCTACTGAAAATGAAACGAGTTCTACATCTACATCCGCTTCACTTAGCTTATCCTGAAGCTGTGACATATTCGCTGTCATTGGGGGACACACCGTCTCACAATTTGTAAAAATAAAATCAGCTATCCACACTTTTCCTTCTAAATCATTTAATCCAAACTCACTTTTTGTATGGTCTGTATATGTAAAATCTTGTACTTTCCAATCGAGATCGTCAGGAACTTCTTTCCCACATGCAGCTAGTACGACAAGAAGAGTTATTACTGTTACTAATAACAGTCGATTCTTCATAATGGTTACCTCCAATAAAAATAAAATTAAGCGCTCTCTTTACCTTATCTCAAAATAAGGAAAGATGCTATAC contains:
- a CDS encoding NADP-dependent isocitrate dehydrogenase, translated to MAEKRPITVATGDGIGPEIMEATLHILEQAGAEIEPEFIDVGEKVYLSGNSTGIPQEAWDSLRRTKVLLKAPITTPQGGGYKSLNVTIRTAMGLYANVRPCVSYNPVVENKHPDMDLVIVRENEEDLYSGIEHQQTPDVVQSLKLISRPGSERIIRHAFEYARKNNRKKVTCLVKDNIMKLSDGLFHQVFKEIAAEYPEIESNSYIVDIGMARLADSPEEFDVIVTLNLYGDIASDIAAQIAGSVGLAGSANIGDQIAMFEAIHGSAPDIAGKGIANPSGLLHGAIMMLVHIGQPEAAEKIHNAWLKTIEDGVLTGDIAKGKNAVGTKEFSHAVVERLGQSPSVLEPVVYRKEVLEEKEETNRPNYVPERELDGTDVFLFNNTLTIDEIAEKLTRAAAESNHEFVMMTNRGVKVYPNGFSETFLSDHWRCRFQPVEGKKETQGAIRELLTQIESEELDWIKIENLYRFDGKIAYSLAQGQ
- a CDS encoding spore germination protein; protein product: MLRWFKKSRSPDKLKNLPELIKSLKDSDDFLHFENKQDNSSFFLYYFKTLIHENEFNDHILPYLVREPLKSLDEVKKRVPVPGVIITEDLKVICEKVMMGFIIIRLNESATKCAMIPCQVKKARAITQPEVEFTVVGSKEAFVEALDTNLHLIRKRLPVHELKAYELTIGKLTNTKVIVLYLEGIANEENVNTVKQRLADLKVDQVVDSSVLMQLISDNRNSPFPQLIDTERPDRATSVLCEGKIVILSDGSPQALIGPTTLVEFFSAFEDYFVNWIVASSARMIRIFAILFSILVTPVYVATLTYHYELIPKDLLGTLVSSRQRIPLPPILEAIFLELAIELLREAGARLPTKVGQTIGIVGGIVIGTASVEAGLTSNVLLIIVALSALASFTTPVYRMSNTIRLTRFPFLFFAHLWGLLGVTICFSFLIAHLLKLKSLGRPFLEPIYPLRVQDLKDALIRLPLKFQNKRPIQLQTEDTVRFNPVTKKEKNDFHE
- a CDS encoding SCO family protein, with the protein product MKNRLLLVTVITLLVVLAACGKEVPDDLDWKVQDFTYTDHTKSEFGLNDLEGKVWIADFIFTNCETVCPPMTANMSQLQDKLSEADVDVELVSFSVDPERDTPEQLVTFSEKFDADLSNWHFLTGYNEDEIKGFAESSFKTAVDADPSSDQFIHGTNFYLVNKEGIAVKKYSGYSNVPFEEIVDDVKALQ